In Acaryochloris marina S15, a single genomic region encodes these proteins:
- a CDS encoding L,D-transpeptidase, whose product MKTEFIKIACVVISVGTIALFDIAQAAEKNIPETPLPGLDQPRNYLPSAHGTRRLELSISRRQVTLLQGDQVLKSYPVAVGKAGWPTPVGDFAVKTKVRNPPWQNPFQGKGYVIPGGASDNPLGTRWLGFWTNGKNWIGFHGTPNRASVGSAASHGCVRMYDEHIQELFELVAVGTPVKVTR is encoded by the coding sequence ATGAAAACTGAATTTATTAAAATTGCCTGTGTAGTAATTTCTGTCGGCACAATAGCCTTATTTGATATAGCTCAAGCAGCAGAGAAAAATATTCCAGAAACACCTTTACCAGGCTTGGATCAACCGCGAAATTATTTGCCGAGTGCCCATGGAACTCGCCGGTTAGAACTCAGCATTAGTCGTCGCCAGGTGACATTATTGCAAGGCGATCAAGTCCTAAAATCCTATCCAGTCGCGGTAGGAAAAGCTGGCTGGCCTACGCCCGTGGGAGATTTTGCCGTGAAGACCAAAGTTCGCAATCCACCCTGGCAAAATCCTTTTCAGGGTAAAGGGTATGTGATTCCTGGCGGTGCCTCCGATAATCCCCTCGGCACCCGTTGGTTAGGATTTTGGACCAATGGCAAAAACTGGATTGGGTTTCATGGCACTCCCAACCGGGCGTCTGTTGGCTCAGCGGCGTCCCACGGTTGCGTCCGCATGTATGACGAACATATTCAGGAGTTATTTGAACTGGTTGCTGTGGGGACTCCCGTTAAGGTGACTCGTTAG
- a CDS encoding undecaprenyl-diphosphate phosphatase, translating to MTLLQAIILGIVQGLTEFLPVSSSGHLVLASYYLGWWEKLPLYVDIATNTGTFFAVLVVLRKDVWQALSGFFAGLTSSAARQQEGWRMALLVVLGSIPTAMIGLGLKPIFEELNQPLYVSFALIVTGIVLWFTPKSGLKGNAMSLGWLDATIGGIAQGCAVIPGISRSGSTISTMLWRGATSDLAPRFSFLMYLVVSFGVAILGIDEVREEGLQLAPLLGMIIASFITGYIALLWLFSVLKKGQFKWFAPYLWVVAAITLIKVAIS from the coding sequence ATGACCTTACTGCAAGCAATTATTTTGGGGATTGTGCAAGGACTCACTGAGTTTCTGCCCGTCTCCAGTTCTGGGCATTTAGTGCTCGCCAGCTATTACTTAGGTTGGTGGGAAAAGCTGCCGCTCTATGTGGATATAGCCACGAACACGGGTACCTTTTTTGCTGTTCTAGTTGTCCTTCGTAAGGATGTCTGGCAAGCTCTATCTGGCTTTTTTGCAGGCCTCACTTCGTCTGCAGCTCGCCAGCAAGAAGGGTGGCGGATGGCGTTACTCGTTGTTTTAGGCTCCATTCCCACGGCCATGATTGGTTTGGGATTGAAACCGATTTTTGAAGAACTCAATCAGCCGCTGTATGTTTCCTTTGCGCTTATTGTCACGGGAATCGTGCTGTGGTTCACCCCCAAGTCTGGCCTCAAGGGGAATGCCATGTCTCTAGGTTGGCTAGATGCCACCATTGGCGGCATTGCTCAAGGCTGTGCCGTCATTCCAGGAATTTCTCGGTCGGGTAGTACCATTTCCACTATGCTCTGGCGAGGTGCTACATCCGATTTGGCACCCCGATTCTCTTTTCTCATGTATTTGGTAGTGTCCTTCGGTGTCGCTATTTTGGGTATCGATGAAGTGCGAGAAGAAGGGCTGCAACTCGCTCCCCTCCTTGGCATGATTATTGCCTCTTTTATTACGGGCTACATTGCGTTGCTTTGGTTGTTTTCTGTCTTAAAAAAGGGACAGTTTAAATGGTTTGCCCCTTACCTTTGGGTCGTCGCGGCGATCACGCTCATTAAAGTTGCCATAAGCTAA
- a CDS encoding nucleoside triphosphate pyrophosphatase — protein MTIPFILASASPARRQLLKTVGVDPMVLPSHFDESQITTTDPEALVTTLATGKAEVVAQQQQSPALVLGCDSVLELGGEIYGKPQGTEDAIAKWKTLRGQTGLLLTGHTLIDLQQNRQLVRCQITEVDFAPLTDAQIRAYAETGEPLHCAGCFALDGRGGLFVDQIRGCHSNVIGLSLPLLRQMLTELGYDVTELWSNESP, from the coding sequence ATGACTATCCCTTTCATTCTGGCGTCTGCTTCACCCGCTCGTCGACAACTACTGAAGACAGTGGGTGTCGATCCGATGGTTCTTCCCAGTCATTTTGACGAGTCTCAGATCACCACGACGGATCCAGAAGCCTTGGTAACGACCCTCGCTACCGGCAAAGCTGAAGTAGTCGCTCAGCAGCAACAGTCTCCTGCATTAGTGTTGGGATGCGATTCTGTATTGGAGTTGGGGGGAGAAATTTATGGCAAGCCCCAGGGTACTGAGGATGCGATCGCAAAATGGAAAACCTTGCGCGGTCAAACGGGCCTCCTCCTCACAGGACATACCCTGATCGATCTGCAGCAGAATCGTCAGCTCGTTCGTTGCCAAATTACCGAAGTAGATTTCGCCCCCCTCACGGATGCTCAAATCCGAGCCTATGCAGAAACCGGTGAACCTTTACACTGTGCAGGCTGTTTTGCCCTGGATGGTCGAGGTGGACTCTTCGTTGATCAGATTAGGGGCTGCCATAGCAACGTGATTGGCCTGAGTCTGCCGCTACTGCGGCAGATGCTAACAGAGCTGGGCTATGACGTGACAGAACTATGGTCTAACGAGTCACCTTAA
- a CDS encoding IS1 family transposase (programmed frameshift) produces MQCPLCGHSKAHKHGKMPNMLQRYRCPECQQTFTERFDTLYYRRQVSPEQVRQVLQAHAEGSSLRGITRTSGLAYNTVVSLVRAASQRSQQLHNGQVQAVETEDVSADEMWSFVKKQKHCLPHELEMGDCWMAITLANTSGVILSCRVGKHTDSLLNELVTSTEGKTDCKDWNSDDWGGYERVLPWEIDHYIGKDRTQRLERTNGIIRQHSGRWHRRQNKFGKVWAQTKVTARLVVSYFNWIWTHSRLKTTAAQRADLASRAWHWDDILTYPTIV; encoded by the exons ATGCAATGCCCACTATGCGGTCATTCCAAAGCACACAAGCATGGCAAGATGCCCAACATGCTTCAACGATACCGTTGTCCTGAGTGCCAGCAGACCTTTACTGAACGCTTTGATACCCTTTACTATCGTCGTCAGGTGAGTCCAGAGCAGGTCCGACAAGTCCTCCAAGCCCATGCAGAAGGGAGTAGTCTTCGAGGTATCACTCGGACCAGTGGCCTGGCTTACAACACTGTAGTCTCTCTAGTAAGAGCTGCTAGCCAACGATCTCAGCAACTCCATAATGGTCAAGTGCAAGCCGTTGAAACGGAGGATGTCAGTGCAGATGAAATGTGGTCCTTTGTG AAAAAGCAAAAACACTGTCTTCCCCATGAGCTAGAGATGGGTGATTGTTGGATGGCGATTACCTTGGCAAATACAAGCGGCGTGATCCTCTCGTGTCGTGTGGGCAAGCACACCGATTCATTATTGAATGAACTGGTGACTAGCACTGAAGGTAAGACCGATTGCAAGGACTGGAATAGCGACGATTGGGGGGGGTACGAAAGAGTGTTGCCTTGGGAGATTGACCATTACATTGGCAAGGACAGAACTCAACGACTCGAACGCACCAATGGCATTATTCGACAGCACAGTGGTCGATGGCATCGACGCCAGAACAAATTTGGCAAAGTGTGGGCGCAAACCAAAGTCACTGCTCGATTAGTGGTCAGCTATTTCAATTGGATTTGGACACACAGTCGGCTTAAAACAACGGCGGCACAACGTGCTGATCTAGCCTCGCGAGCTTGGCATTGGGATGACATACTCACCTACCCCACAATTGTTTGA
- the map gene encoding type I methionyl aminopeptidase, which translates to MNILSNLLAQPAQPSISKQRGRGIEIKSKREIEIMRQSSRIVATVLKEISELVEPGMTTADLDAHAEKRIREMGATPSFKGYHGFPASICASINHEVVHGIPNSKKVIQSGDVLKVDTGAFFEGFHGDSCITIAVEEVTDDAAKLIRVAEESLFKGIEQVKEGNYLMDIAGAIQDHVEGNGFVVVEDFTGHGVGRNLHEEPSVFNYRTPQMRNVKLRSGMTLAIEPILNAGTKVTKILRDRWTAVTVDNALSAQFEHTILVTKTGYEILTDRNLV; encoded by the coding sequence ATGAACATTCTCTCTAATCTATTGGCTCAGCCTGCCCAACCCTCTATATCGAAGCAACGTGGTCGAGGGATTGAAATCAAGTCCAAGCGTGAGATTGAGATCATGCGACAGTCGTCTCGGATTGTAGCCACTGTCCTGAAAGAGATTTCTGAACTGGTCGAACCGGGCATGACCACTGCCGATTTAGATGCCCATGCTGAAAAGCGAATTCGTGAGATGGGGGCTACCCCTAGTTTCAAGGGATATCACGGTTTTCCAGCCTCTATTTGTGCCAGCATTAATCACGAAGTGGTACATGGTATTCCCAACTCCAAAAAAGTCATTCAGTCGGGTGATGTTTTAAAAGTGGATACAGGCGCATTTTTTGAAGGCTTCCACGGTGATTCCTGCATTACGATTGCGGTGGAAGAAGTAACCGATGATGCCGCCAAGCTGATTCGAGTGGCTGAAGAATCTCTCTTCAAAGGGATTGAGCAGGTTAAAGAAGGTAATTATCTAATGGATATTGCCGGGGCTATTCAAGACCATGTGGAAGGAAATGGTTTTGTAGTCGTCGAAGATTTCACGGGACATGGGGTAGGTCGCAATCTCCATGAAGAACCCTCAGTGTTTAACTACCGCACTCCTCAGATGCGTAATGTCAAACTCCGTTCGGGAATGACATTAGCGATTGAACCGATTCTCAATGCCGGAACTAAGGTGACCAAGATTCTTCGCGACCGCTGGACGGCGGTTACGGTTGATAACGCTCTGTCAGCCCAATTTGAGCACACAATCCTGGTGACCAAGACAGGCTATGAGATTCTGACAGACCGTAATCTAGTATAG
- a CDS encoding NAD(P)/FAD-dependent oxidoreductase → MVNNDNLDVIIIGSGIGGLSCGALLAQYGLKVLVCESHTLPGGAAHGFQRQGYTFDSGPSLFSGLSFSPSPNPLRQVLDAIDEDLEWATYDTWGCCLPEGNFFTSVGADQFCDVVQELRGDSAVAEWRTLQQRMEPLKEAAIALPAAAIRFDLGVLQTVGRFIPKLLKQIPYLSQLTGPFSQVIEGQVTDPFLLNWLDLMSFLLAGLPADGIIAAEMAFMFGEWYRPDVVLDYPIGGSGAIADALLRGLTKQGGQIRLGAHVEEILIENQRAVGVRLRTGEELRCRQAVISNASFWDTASLLPASHTRYRQKQTLPDCPSFMHLHLGIDGLDLPSDLACHYIVVNDWQQGVTAPQNVVLVSIPSLLDPSLTPENKQVIHVYTPGNEPYDLWQGLDHNSAAYAQLKQQRAEVMWQALERIIPDIRARCEVSLVGTPLTHERFLRRHRGTYGPGIRAGQGLFPGPKTKIPGLLCCGDSTFPGIGMPAVAASGFLGAHALVPAQQQLEMLRHIGCIN, encoded by the coding sequence ATGGTGAATAACGACAATTTAGATGTAATCATCATCGGCAGTGGCATTGGTGGATTAAGCTGTGGGGCACTGTTAGCCCAGTATGGCCTCAAGGTTTTGGTATGTGAAAGTCATACTTTGCCAGGGGGAGCGGCTCATGGATTCCAACGCCAGGGCTATACCTTTGACTCGGGGCCTTCTCTATTTTCGGGATTATCCTTTAGTCCATCTCCTAACCCCTTACGCCAGGTCTTGGATGCCATTGATGAGGATCTGGAATGGGCCACCTACGATACTTGGGGATGTTGTTTACCGGAGGGGAATTTCTTTACCTCTGTCGGGGCCGATCAATTTTGTGATGTCGTGCAGGAGTTGAGAGGAGACTCAGCGGTTGCCGAATGGCGGACCTTGCAGCAACGAATGGAGCCATTGAAAGAGGCTGCGATCGCACTTCCTGCTGCAGCAATACGGTTTGACTTAGGTGTATTACAAACCGTTGGTCGGTTTATCCCCAAGCTGCTCAAACAAATCCCCTACCTCAGCCAACTCACAGGTCCCTTTAGCCAGGTGATTGAGGGACAAGTCACGGACCCATTTCTGCTTAACTGGCTAGATTTAATGAGTTTTTTATTGGCAGGGTTACCCGCAGATGGGATTATTGCGGCGGAAATGGCTTTTATGTTTGGGGAATGGTATCGCCCGGATGTGGTGTTGGATTATCCCATCGGTGGCAGTGGTGCGATCGCAGATGCACTACTCCGAGGCTTGACAAAACAGGGCGGCCAAATTCGACTCGGTGCCCACGTTGAGGAGATTCTGATTGAGAACCAGCGAGCCGTTGGGGTGCGATTGCGGACAGGTGAGGAATTGCGATGCCGTCAGGCGGTGATTTCTAATGCGTCTTTTTGGGATACAGCCTCTTTACTGCCCGCTTCCCATACTCGCTATCGCCAAAAACAAACCTTGCCAGACTGCCCCAGCTTTATGCACTTGCACTTGGGTATTGACGGGCTGGACCTTCCCTCAGATTTAGCGTGTCACTACATTGTGGTTAACGATTGGCAGCAAGGGGTGACTGCGCCCCAGAACGTGGTGTTGGTGTCTATCCCATCCCTTCTGGATCCCTCTCTGACCCCAGAAAACAAACAGGTGATTCATGTCTATACCCCCGGTAATGAACCCTATGACCTCTGGCAAGGTTTGGACCATAATAGTGCTGCCTATGCCCAGCTTAAGCAGCAGCGAGCCGAGGTGATGTGGCAGGCTCTGGAGCGGATTATTCCCGATATTCGAGCCCGTTGCGAGGTGTCCTTAGTCGGTACGCCTTTAACCCATGAGCGCTTTTTACGCCGCCATCGGGGTACTTATGGCCCAGGGATTCGGGCAGGTCAAGGCCTTTTCCCCGGCCCCAAAACAAAAATTCCGGGTCTGCTTTGCTGTGGTGACTCCACTTTTCCGGGTATTGGTATGCCTGCGGTTGCGGCCAGTGGATTCTTAGGGGCCCATGCGCTAGTCCCTGCCCAGCAACAGCTGGAAATGCTTCGACATATTGGCTGCATAAATTAA
- the eis gene encoding enhanced intracellular survival protein Eis, with product MSQFSHQHYEVGVPATSRQVQALGQVVTQCFNVSPEHWQTYARQLGQDNLRVICHGPKVLGGLGIYPMGQWFGGQRIPMHGIAGVGVAPEYRGAGVAQFLMTETVKTLHQQGVPLATLYASTSQLYRSVGFEQAGTYCRYQLPTQSLTIKDRSLPITAIDLSDLAVLAELYQQRAQQTNGNLDRHPAIWEQMLEDDTPIYAYLIGEEAHPEGYVIFAHQVDSGCYNINIYDWVWLTPAAGQRLWTFFADHRSLAQDIFWYGAPVDPFQLMLAEQTYQVQKTERWLLRIVDLPKALTLRGYPPALEAELHLQVEDPLVPANSGQFVLQVSQGQGQVRTGGRGDLKLNIRGLAPLYSSMLTAQELKLLGAVDGSREVLALATMLFSGPQPWLSDHF from the coding sequence ATGTCTCAGTTTTCCCATCAGCACTATGAGGTTGGTGTACCCGCGACCTCACGCCAAGTTCAAGCCCTGGGCCAAGTTGTGACCCAATGCTTCAATGTGTCTCCTGAGCATTGGCAGACCTATGCGCGTCAGCTTGGGCAAGATAATTTAAGGGTGATTTGCCACGGCCCTAAGGTCTTGGGTGGCCTTGGTATTTATCCCATGGGGCAGTGGTTTGGGGGGCAGCGAATTCCCATGCATGGCATTGCTGGGGTAGGAGTAGCTCCAGAATATCGAGGGGCAGGGGTAGCCCAGTTCCTTATGACAGAAACGGTGAAAACTTTGCATCAGCAGGGCGTTCCGTTAGCCACCCTGTATGCTTCCACTTCACAACTCTACCGAAGCGTGGGGTTTGAACAAGCGGGCACCTACTGTCGCTATCAGCTCCCCACTCAGTCCTTGACGATTAAAGATCGCAGTTTACCTATAACGGCGATTGACCTCAGCGATTTAGCTGTCCTAGCCGAGCTGTATCAGCAGCGGGCCCAACAAACCAACGGCAACCTGGATCGACATCCAGCCATTTGGGAGCAGATGCTGGAGGATGATACCCCTATCTATGCCTACCTAATTGGGGAAGAGGCGCACCCGGAGGGATATGTTATCTTTGCCCATCAGGTTGATTCTGGGTGTTACAACATCAATATTTACGACTGGGTGTGGTTAACCCCCGCCGCAGGGCAACGACTGTGGACCTTTTTCGCCGATCATCGATCCTTGGCCCAGGACATCTTCTGGTATGGGGCTCCAGTTGACCCATTTCAACTGATGCTGGCGGAACAAACCTATCAGGTGCAAAAAACGGAGCGCTGGTTGTTGCGGATTGTCGATTTACCGAAGGCGTTAACTTTGCGGGGCTACCCACCGGCCCTTGAAGCAGAGCTGCATTTACAGGTAGAAGATCCGCTCGTGCCTGCCAACTCGGGTCAGTTTGTATTGCAAGTGTCGCAAGGGCAGGGACAAGTGAGAACGGGGGGGCGGGGCGACTTGAAGTTGAATATTCGAGGTCTTGCTCCTCTATATTCCAGCATGTTGACAGCGCAGGAGTTGAAACTGCTGGGAGCTGTAGATGGATCGAGGGAGGTCCTGGCTTTGGCGACTATGCTCTTTAGTGGTCCTCAACCTTGGCTGAGCGATCACTTTTAG
- the nadA gene encoding quinolinate synthase NadA, translated as MFTTALRSNDVLLTPHDLVGAINDLKKDLNAIVLAHYYQEPEIQDVADYLGDSLGLSRQAAGTNAEVIVFAGVHFMAETAKILNPDKLVLLPDLDAGCSLADSCPPDQFAAFKAAHPDHLVISYINCTAEIKAMSDIICTSSNAVHIVNQIPADQPIIFAPDQNLGRYVMAETGRDLVLWEGSCIVHETFSERRLIELKTKHPQAEVIAHPECEATILRHASFIGSTTALLKYTQTSPLDTFIVATESGILHQMEKQAPGKNFIPAPPTGNCACNECPYMRLNTLEKLYVSMRDRKPEITMPEDIRQAALHPIQRMLDMSA; from the coding sequence GTGTTTACAACTGCCCTCCGCTCAAATGATGTTTTGTTGACGCCCCATGATTTAGTGGGTGCGATCAATGACCTGAAGAAAGACCTGAATGCCATTGTCTTGGCCCACTACTACCAGGAACCTGAGATCCAAGATGTCGCTGATTACCTCGGTGACTCTTTAGGACTCTCCCGCCAAGCTGCCGGAACCAATGCTGAAGTCATTGTGTTTGCTGGGGTCCACTTCATGGCAGAAACAGCCAAGATTCTCAATCCAGATAAATTGGTATTACTACCCGACTTGGATGCTGGATGCTCATTGGCAGATAGTTGTCCTCCGGACCAATTTGCAGCCTTCAAAGCTGCTCATCCCGATCATTTGGTGATTTCTTACATCAACTGTACGGCTGAAATCAAGGCCATGAGCGATATTATTTGTACTAGCTCCAACGCGGTCCACATCGTCAATCAAATTCCAGCCGATCAGCCGATTATTTTTGCCCCTGATCAAAATCTGGGTCGCTATGTAATGGCGGAAACAGGGCGGGATTTAGTGCTCTGGGAAGGCAGCTGTATCGTTCATGAAACCTTTTCTGAACGGCGGTTAATCGAACTCAAAACCAAGCATCCCCAGGCTGAGGTCATTGCTCACCCGGAGTGCGAAGCTACTATTTTGAGACATGCTAGCTTTATCGGCTCAACAACGGCACTCCTGAAATATACCCAGACTAGCCCTCTAGACACCTTTATTGTGGCGACTGAATCGGGCATCCTGCATCAGATGGAGAAGCAGGCCCCTGGCAAAAATTTTATTCCCGCGCCACCTACGGGGAATTGTGCCTGTAATGAATGTCCCTATATGCGGCTGAACACCTTGGAGAAGCTGTACGTATCCATGCGCGATCGCAAGCCGGAAATCACAATGCCGGAAGATATCCGCCAAGCGGCCCTCCATCCCATTCAGCGCATGCTAGACATGAGTGCCTGA
- a CDS encoding clostripain-related cysteine peptidase: MDSNRYNRIMIKRREFCRYAIGSAGLAGIAGSHLTFAKPSKWVPSKSRHKWAVLYWMPYDNDLSHFGEPIIEMLTCGTQNSEVAVTVQSDYWGKSRMRRRQIVKGAVTEIEVLGEDSSDNAAFVAYLNWANHTFEADYWAVMVVGHGGKINELSPDDHTQNHQTRTWMKVDQFTRAVSQFNQSVHGQVELLYFQNCNKATLEVIYEARDCARYTLASQLTLGAPNYYYEDWLKQLDSLANGREAAAIIMDAERADMYHTLTLVDNQAVGGIPEKLSQLLQSILKSHLPTLSQLNISTFQYFDELHCDALSLLKRLSAFSEQGEDELIEFTDFLKTSVIVSHKTGGKLFGPPLPNAETEALCGLGLYFPETQQDVTRYSSLALYQGVDIVELYARLVEGQSYSPDLGL, translated from the coding sequence GTGGATTCCAATCGCTACAATCGCATCATGATTAAGCGAAGAGAATTCTGTCGATATGCAATAGGCTCAGCCGGTTTAGCTGGAATTGCCGGCAGTCATCTAACCTTTGCCAAACCCTCCAAATGGGTTCCATCCAAATCACGCCATAAATGGGCTGTTTTGTACTGGATGCCCTACGATAACGACCTTTCGCATTTTGGTGAACCTATCATTGAAATGCTGACTTGTGGCACTCAAAATTCTGAAGTAGCCGTAACGGTTCAATCTGACTATTGGGGAAAATCCCGAATGCGCCGTCGTCAGATTGTGAAGGGTGCTGTCACTGAGATCGAGGTCTTAGGAGAAGACAGTAGCGATAACGCCGCTTTTGTAGCGTATTTGAATTGGGCCAATCACACCTTTGAAGCTGACTATTGGGCCGTTATGGTGGTGGGTCATGGTGGCAAGATTAATGAACTGAGTCCAGATGATCACACCCAAAATCATCAGACACGCACCTGGATGAAGGTTGACCAATTTACCCGGGCTGTCAGTCAATTCAACCAGTCGGTTCATGGCCAGGTTGAGCTACTGTATTTCCAAAATTGCAACAAAGCGACCCTTGAAGTGATTTACGAAGCCAGGGACTGTGCGCGATACACCCTTGCCTCGCAACTTACCCTTGGTGCTCCTAATTACTACTATGAGGATTGGCTGAAACAGCTTGACTCTTTGGCAAATGGACGCGAAGCCGCCGCCATCATCATGGATGCTGAAAGGGCTGATATGTATCACACCCTGACTTTAGTGGATAACCAAGCCGTCGGGGGAATTCCAGAAAAACTCTCCCAATTGCTCCAATCCATTCTGAAGAGTCATTTACCTACACTCAGTCAATTAAATATTTCCACTTTTCAATACTTCGATGAGCTACATTGTGATGCGCTCAGTCTACTCAAGCGTCTCTCGGCATTCAGTGAACAAGGTGAGGATGAACTCATTGAATTTACTGATTTTCTCAAAACCTCGGTGATCGTGTCCCATAAGACTGGAGGAAAACTTTTCGGTCCCCCTCTACCTAATGCTGAGACTGAAGCGTTGTGTGGCTTAGGTTTATATTTTCCTGAAACTCAACAAGATGTTACTCGTTATTCTTCTTTAGCCTTGTATCAGGGAGTGGACATAGTGGAGCTATATGCACGTTTAGTGGAGGGGCAGTCATATTCCCCTGACCTAGGTTTATAA